Part of the Montipora foliosa isolate CH-2021 chromosome 13, ASM3666993v2, whole genome shotgun sequence genome is shown below.
CAGACAATGTATATTTTAGGAAATTGAAAGAACAGCTAAAAGAAAGACTGAAACTGGATCGAAGAAGATTAGAAGAGGGGGTGCTCCTTTACTGGATTTTAAAACGGATTCAAGAGTATGATTTGCAGAAAGTGGAGGATATTGCTATTCCTTCAGAATTGGATGAAGTGATCTCCACCATATGTCCAATGTTTCATCATGCATTTATAAGTGGATATGTAAGTTGATTGTTGAAGAGTGCATCACAAAAGGTTTGACATGGGAACAAGTTCTTTCACTGTTGTCAATTCATTGAATTTACTGTAGTCCCCGACAAGAGTCGCGATTTGTGTGTGGGTCCAACTTTACACCTTGGGAATTATATCTTCAAGAGCCATGATCTACAAAGAAGACACTTGGAAGAAAGTGTAGATTAACAAATCCCAATAGTTGGTAAAGTGGGCTGATAATAAGATTGTTAGACTCTAGAGGTCAAGGAAGGTTCGTTGTGAGAGGACAAGAATTGTTGGGTAGCCTTCTTTCCCATACATGTAGTGTTAGGACTGCtaatgacatacatgtagtagGCAATATATGGTATACTAGCTGTTCTGTTATCGATTTTGAAACAGAACTTTTAGTAGTGTTTGGTCTGTTAAATCCTAGCACACAAGGGTAACAGTCCTGGTTGCAAGACAAATCTAGTAATTGATGGCAATTTTGACAATAACCGAGAGTGCTGCATGGGTAAGGGATGTGGATTCATACAGTATGACTCACTGCCAGGGGAAGTAAAAACAGGGTGCACGCAAACTCCAAAGCTTGGAAAGAGATTCTGTGTCGAACATCTTTTGGATCACAAGGGATTGGATGAGATTGGTCATGATGTATACAACATGAAATGATGTTTAAGCAGTGCAATTGAGAATACTCACAACTTTGTCGCAAAAACAACCAATGTAACTGTACCATATCTTGAAAGGGAAACAAGGAGTGAAAAATAATGCTTTTACTAGTAAAGATATTATGTTGAAAAGTTCTGAATTTTACTAATGTATTGTAGAACACAGACCCCTGTTTGAAAGAAGTGGCAAAGGAATTTGAAGGTTGTTTGGGACCAGTGTTAAGAAGTGCTTCAAAGAAGGTGGATGTCATTCCCTGGGGACAGGAGGCGGAAATTTTAGAGACGAGGACTTTGAGGAATAAAAAGTTTTTCAAGGTATTCACGGGGAATAACGTTTTTTATGatgtaatttttaatttatagtATAGTGATGAATTTGAAAAAACACTGTCAGTGGTATAGTACAAGGTTACCAGAATGGACTTTTACATAATAAGGTTGTAGTTTCCACCCCTGATGATATGGATTTATGGGGATAAAAGTCAAAGTTGGGAACCAAAGTAACATACCTGCAGTTttacaagaaaattttgaaGCAGGGCAGAAAGAACTTACGTTGACTTTGTGGGACAAGTGTAGCGTATATGGTGTTACCAGTGTGCGATCATACCAGGTACCTGAAAGCGAGGAGGTGCCAATTGCCAAACGAAGGAAATGTACAGGGAATAAAATTATTCCGACAGGTATGAGAGATGACAAACTTCAACATGCATGTCCAATGCTCATCAAGTGAAACGACCCGAATGCACGATCTGTCGACccgaaaaatgcatctcattagataaaATCGTCGTacagctgtccccacgaatcgaaCGATCCGTACGATTCCTGAATCGCTTTTACGACCGGTCTCCATTCGACTATTGCATGTTATAGTGGCAGTATGTCGCTCATTTTTATGCGGAAACTACCTGAAGACACGATCTGTCAACCAGAAAAATGCGTCTCATTAGATAATACCGTCGCacagctgtccccacgaatcgatCGATCCGTACGATTTGTGAAACCCTTTTACGACCCAAATACAGGAAGCCTTTAGTTAATTGTCTACTAGTTTTTAAATGGTCTTGCTCCTGAATATTTATCTCCTAAATTTGTTAAACGAAATGAAACCCGTTATTCCCTGAGGGACTCTGTTAACAAACTATTTGTCCCGTTTCTGCGAactaatttcatgaaaaacagCAGTCCTCTGGAACAGCCTTCCCTGTAACATGTGAGAAGCTAAATCTCTAAGTCAATTTAAACGATTAGTTAATCCTCATTTTTAATGTTAGGGTATACACGACATTCATAAAAAACAGGTTTTACTTTGTTTAGGATAGTTaggttatttctaatttttataCTCTTGATGATTTTAccatgtttaaataaagattttacattacattacatatgAAATGGTTGAATGCCCTGTTGAAAAAGACGCGAGAGATAATTTCCTATTAACGTAAATAAGGCTATGATCGCTGATTCCAATATGAGAGACTCCGAAACAGGCAACCCTGTCAACATAATTTgtataaattaaatcaattaatgTTGACCAGGATTCAGTTATACGAGTAAGTTCAGCTATAATGCAAAAACATGCTGCTTGTTCAATAAGCTGTGCGCTATCATTCTCAAGGGCAAACAATTTCCTTCCAAATGCTTCCCTTGCACAGCTCTTTCGGTGGCAGACGATCAAGCGTTACTGTGCAATAAGAAACGAATGCCCTGAACATCCAAGGTAGAAGTGCATTCCTTGCGCTTGATAGCCGTCAAGACGTACATCCAAACTCATGTGACGTTAATATTACTTGCCACCAAAGTAATTGTGAATACAGGGGACTCACACGGCCTCAACATTGTCCAAATCTTCTTTAATACAAGATACAACTCCACCGAATATGAGAGTTTGTGTCTTATATTTGATCAACATGCGTCTAAGTCCCGCAAATGAGATGCacttctccattcgacaacgggtcgtatcacatgggcacgataggaatcgaacgaatcgacaactcgggCAACCGTCTCTCTCATGTTGGACatattctaagtccccctaatgagatgaatttctccattcgacaacagGTCATGTCACATGGGCACGAATCGTTTGAATCGAACGAATTGACAACTCGGAGAAGGGTTTCTTGGCCTCAGCATGTTACaaatattctaagtccccctaatgagatgcatttctccattcgacaacagGTCGTATCACATGGGCACGATTCGTACGAAGCGACAGCAACTGCACAGCTTTTTTACGACTCGTATCTATTCtagtgtattggacaaccctcaacTTCTAAGGAAAGATAAAAGCACACCCTTTAGTTGCAGATATCCATACTAGTGACGTTGTAGACCTCAACAAAGCCAAGCAGAGAATTCACCCAATAAATTGCAGTTCAGTCATAAAAACATAGTAAATAATGTATTTTGTGAATATATTACTTGCAAAATTTCAATCTGCAATACCCTGACCAAAAATGTAGTTTTATAGAAATACAAGTGTAATGGCTCTCAACTAATTTGAGTAAAGATAACAACACACCCCTTAGTTGCAGATATCCACACTAGTGACGTAGTAAATCCAACAAAGCATCACTATTAGCAAACCAGAGAATTCGAGATTGCTCGGAATCAACACCCAATGAATTGCAGTTCAGTAATAAAAACATAGCaattaaataaatgtattttGTGAATATGTTacttgcaaaatgtcaatcTGCAATACCCTGACAAAAAAATGTAGTTTGTAGAAATACAAGGGTAATGGCTCTCAACTAAGTTGAGTGTTTTAATGGGAGGAACAATTACATAGCAGGCATTTTTTTAAGGTAGCTtaaaattaagaagaaaaaaagatttcaGCAGTCccctgttttttttgtttttttgtttaataaaatccACAAGTACGTAAAAGATGCTTACAGTATTGACCATGTGAAATCCAAACTGTGTGTTACTATATTGTTTTTTTGCATAGGACAATTTTCATAGATACCCCACAGGACAGGGTTGTGAACTGCAAAACAGAAAAGTCCAAACACGTTCAGAGGAAAACCTTCCGAACTGAAGGTACATTGTAACTTGGAAAAGAATTATGCCAAGCAAGACTTGTTGTCTTGCTGCAGACAGACTGGTTATCTGTCTGCAgcaaaaagaaattgattttCAAACAAAGCAAGGAATAAGAAAGTCAATAGATGGCTTTCCAATGATATCTTTATAAAGTGTCGTAACTATGGCAAGAAGAGTTATCCAGAAATGGCAATTGCTAAAATAGCAGGCAAAACATTGCGATGGAGGACAATGCTATAGAATGCATGCCATTTGTAAACAACGTCAGAGAATTGTACTCACAAACGTTGATTTCCTTGGTATTTGTATTATAAATCTGACGAATAGTGTAATGTTGGAACTATTTTTTTGGCAAGTTTTTTGGAATGAAGCCATGTGGCATAATTTTGTTTGCCTGCGAGTTATACATAAGTGAATCCAAGTCTCAGGTATACGGATTACTCCATGAGATATTGGCAAAGTAGGGTTTACATGAAATTGGTAAGTGTCATAGAAGTTCATTCTCAATGTGTTTTTGTAAGCAACAAACAGTAAATGAACTGCAACCACATATGGGCGAATGAAACTCCTTGTACTTTAATTTGCATCAAAAGTGACAGATGCCACCATTTGCAGTACTAATTTGAGCATTAGACACAAGATGCTCAAGTAGGTATAATCAAGAGAGcaggagatatgtccaggtttgaccctaattagattcACGCGGCTTTCAATAAGCATCATcacccttgctcttctcgccaactgtAACATCACCcttgtctcagaatacagacaatttacgtGACAAAGTGTCCTCTAAATGCTGCTCTTttagtaaagattaactgctgcatttacgcaatgctaatatatagatttagcctagcctaaaagcggagctcccagcttgtttattcttactggctgtagcattagtgaaaataaaaggctttggaactgtccgccttttggttttcccggaaattgcttgattatgtcattttcttggCTGCCTAattagtgaattccacggttcatttcacctgaaaaaccgacagATCGCAattgaatcacgaagggatgagtgtgatatctactgttgaattcaccagttaggcaattattttttcttgaatcacaagagtttgaaaagacaacaagcaaatcctcagcaagcgaacggaaaaggaaagaaaccatttctgagtcgactgtcaaaagccagcaaataggaatcacgctaaaattagaaatcacactATACTATACtagtactatagctcgtgatttgacagatcgtactttatttattccacttcatctctgaaaatgagatcattttcattttgatgtacttcattgaaacacgccagcttggcttagaaccagaatcggctacaaaggacaaacaaacttcaaacaagatctccaacaaattacctgtacgtgctctaaacaaacttctgaaacacacaagctggtgatatttctccttactttttacgagaactcattgcgattatgcgaacataagtgcaaaactttcttgtcactgtcgaggcacatcaaaaacaattaggcaagcggagtaaaaacttcttgttcgcgtgcattttaaagccaaacaaaccagcaaaaggtcgattatttctgtccaaaaagagtacagatgattgttatttaattccagttaacaataaaattcgagtttcattcctgagcaaaggaaaaaactgcTAAACAACtgtttagaaatatgcatccacttgaaatatctcatctgtagaaataacaaacggtttagtgtccaagaaaagaatttgtggagtaacttcttccaccaactttaagctattactggtgtaccattttgtcgttctcgttctcttcttttgtttctgctcttctgtcataggccgtccataggccgtccaggcatcttgcaaccttagtaga
Proteins encoded:
- the LOC137981616 gene encoding uncharacterized protein, translated to MHPLNLIVYIQNVQLLYNLEEDVSLWKELHDTSLEEGKLAFGVVLISEKVVCRLCGRKLTAKVITVVNVIIYHDIKGTFMGCRIPKMCSNRLCNLTQHYGYYTVGDKKFFDEDWDTHEYFACTHKGNSPGCKTNLVIDGNFDNNRECCMGKGCGFIQYDSLPGEVKTGCTQTPKLGKRFCVEHLLDHKGLDEIDPCLKEVAKEFEGCLGPVLRSASKKVDVIPWGQEAEILETRTLRNKKFFKVFTGNNYSDEFEKTLNIPAVLQENFEAGQKELTLTLWDKCSVYGVTSVRSYQVPESEEVPIAKRRKCTGNKIIPTGMRDDKLQHACPMLIKTIFIDTPQDRVVNCKTEKSKHVQRKTFRTEERIVYDDACHLKKYANNPLRWNVTRVSEKLADLDMVVDKMHFRNHVDR